A DNA window from Pontimonas salivibrio contains the following coding sequences:
- the sucC gene encoding ADP-forming succinate--CoA ligase subunit beta — MDLFEYQARDMFEAHGVPVLAGRIADTADEVEAAAKELGGVTVVKAQVKVGGRGKAGGVKVAKNPEEARSAAESILGLDIKGHVVHRVMVAAGAAINREFYFSVLLDRANRSYLVLCSYEGGMEIEQLAEERPDALARVQVSPLEGITLEVAKDIAVKAQFPAELVDQVAPVLVSLYDVFIAEDATLVEVNPLVLTEGGDIIALDGKVTLDENAAFRNPHHDALADKASADPLEEKAKAHDLNYVKLDGEVGVIGNGAGLVMSTLDVVAYAGENFGGVKPANFLDIGGGASAEVMAAGLDVILGDPQVKSVFVNVFGGITACDQVARGIVQALEIIGDQATKPLVVRLDGNSVEEGRAILAEAAHPLVHLADTMDEGASRAAELAWK; from the coding sequence GTGGATCTTTTTGAGTATCAAGCCCGAGACATGTTCGAAGCACACGGGGTTCCCGTGTTGGCCGGCCGAATCGCGGACACCGCTGATGAGGTTGAGGCTGCAGCGAAGGAATTAGGGGGCGTCACGGTCGTCAAAGCCCAAGTAAAAGTGGGCGGACGTGGCAAGGCGGGTGGTGTGAAGGTCGCCAAGAACCCCGAAGAGGCGCGGAGCGCCGCAGAGTCCATCTTGGGCCTCGACATTAAAGGCCACGTTGTCCACCGAGTGATGGTTGCGGCCGGTGCCGCCATTAACCGCGAGTTTTACTTTTCGGTACTGCTCGATCGAGCGAATCGTTCCTACCTCGTGCTGTGTAGCTACGAGGGCGGCATGGAAATCGAGCAGCTGGCTGAAGAGCGCCCCGACGCCTTGGCACGGGTGCAGGTCTCGCCGTTGGAGGGCATCACCCTCGAGGTGGCCAAAGACATTGCCGTAAAAGCCCAGTTCCCCGCAGAACTGGTGGACCAGGTCGCTCCGGTGTTGGTGAGCCTCTACGACGTGTTCATCGCAGAAGACGCCACGCTGGTGGAAGTAAACCCTCTGGTTCTCACCGAGGGCGGCGACATCATTGCCCTCGATGGCAAGGTCACACTCGACGAAAATGCGGCGTTTAGAAACCCGCATCACGACGCACTGGCCGATAAAGCCTCGGCTGACCCTTTGGAAGAAAAAGCGAAAGCCCACGATTTGAACTACGTGAAGCTAGACGGCGAAGTCGGTGTCATCGGAAACGGTGCCGGTCTGGTGATGTCAACACTCGACGTTGTCGCCTACGCCGGTGAGAACTTCGGTGGAGTAAAACCCGCCAACTTCCTCGACATTGGAGGTGGCGCCTCTGCTGAAGTGATGGCCGCCGGTTTGGATGTCATTTTGGGTGACCCCCAGGTCAAGAGCGTTTTCGTGAACGTGTTCGGTGGGATTACCGCCTGCGACCAGGTCGCCCGCGGAATTGTTCAAGCCTTAGAAATCATCGGCGATCAGGCGACAAAGCCGCTTGTGGTGCGCCTTGATGGCAACAGCGTGGAAGAGGGTCGGGCCATTCTTGCTGAAGCGGCCCACCCACTGGTTCACCTTGCCGACACGATGGACGAAGGGGCGAGCCGCGCAGCCGAGCTTGCCTGGAAGTAG
- the sucD gene encoding succinate--CoA ligase subunit alpha — translation MSIFLNKDSKVIVQGITGGEGSKHTALMLAAGTQVVGGVNARKAGTTVTHGDVTLPVFGTVQEAMEQTGADVSVVFVPPAFAKDAVNEAIDAQMPLVVVITEGIPVHDTAEFFARAERSGKTRLIGPNCPGIITPGEALAGITPASITGPGPIGLVSKSGTLTYQMMFELRDIGFSTAIGIGGDPIVGTTHIDALEAFEADPATKAIVMIGEIGGDAEERAADYIRSHVTKPVVGYVAGFTAPEGKTMGHAGAIVSGSAGTAQAKQDALEAAGVTVGKTPSETARLMRDIVDQLK, via the coding sequence ATGTCAATTTTTCTCAATAAAGACTCCAAGGTCATCGTTCAGGGCATCACCGGTGGTGAAGGCTCTAAGCACACGGCGTTGATGTTGGCTGCCGGAACCCAGGTGGTCGGTGGGGTGAACGCCAGAAAGGCGGGCACCACAGTCACTCACGGCGATGTGACACTGCCAGTGTTTGGAACGGTCCAAGAAGCGATGGAACAGACCGGTGCTGACGTGTCGGTGGTGTTTGTTCCCCCCGCTTTTGCGAAAGATGCCGTCAACGAAGCGATCGATGCCCAGATGCCGCTTGTTGTGGTGATCACTGAAGGTATTCCCGTGCACGACACGGCAGAGTTCTTTGCCCGTGCAGAACGCTCGGGTAAGACCCGGCTCATTGGTCCGAACTGCCCAGGAATTATCACCCCCGGTGAGGCGTTGGCCGGCATTACCCCGGCGTCGATTACGGGACCTGGCCCCATTGGTTTGGTGTCCAAATCGGGCACATTGACCTACCAAATGATGTTTGAGCTTCGCGATATCGGCTTCTCCACGGCGATTGGTATCGGCGGAGACCCCATTGTGGGGACCACTCACATCGATGCACTCGAGGCTTTTGAGGCAGACCCTGCGACGAAGGCAATCGTGATGATCGGCGAAATTGGCGGCGACGCGGAAGAGCGCGCCGCCGACTACATCCGCTCGCACGTGACTAAGCCGGTCGTTGGCTACGTGGCCGGGTTTACTGCACCCGAGGGGAAAACCATGGGCCACGCAGGAGCCATCGTGTCAGGTTCAGCCGGTACTGCACAGGCCAAGCAGGATGCTCTTGAGGCAGCCGGTGTCACTGTGGGGAAAACTCCGAGTGAGACGGCGCGGCTGATGCGCGACATTGTTGACCAGCTGAAGTAA
- a CDS encoding DUF6350 family protein: MKARFAVLVTALETLVVVGIGVGIFFAPLSVVWALDDQFATDLLVYWRASADIWLLGHGVPLTISLPADTAQGLGLLASQSNFALSVAPLGPALLTLWFGFRMGRRDMVLDFPVVVWVTSLLTLVGLSYAIAWSARHDVASFPLVEATVAPSLFMASGLIIASWTTKWSPGRLWLQQVMPPGGWQVLSSGVRAGIGSFAILIGVVSVFFAVSLVVSYATVIGLFESLGPSVVGLVALFVAQLVFVPTLVVWLAAWLIGPGFQLGQAAQFSPLGTDIQALPALPILGALPQEVGPTGFGVVVVPLIAAVIAAALSERGLGYSVGDTFWTPGGSLFSQPPIRGLLTAITATATAVLMLWIPAVLVTGSLGPGRFATVGLDLPAVMAWWAIEVALGTLLGLAAGRGFRWVRAHEQPGQHTQQSVAR; encoded by the coding sequence ATGAAAGCCCGCTTTGCGGTACTCGTGACCGCCCTCGAAACCCTCGTGGTGGTCGGTATCGGTGTGGGCATTTTCTTTGCTCCCTTGAGTGTGGTGTGGGCTCTTGATGACCAGTTCGCCACCGATTTGCTGGTGTATTGGCGGGCGTCGGCAGATATCTGGCTTTTGGGTCACGGTGTCCCGTTAACGATTTCTCTCCCTGCTGACACTGCTCAAGGTCTGGGGCTTTTAGCGAGCCAGTCCAACTTTGCATTGAGTGTTGCTCCGCTTGGTCCCGCACTGTTAACCCTGTGGTTTGGTTTTCGCATGGGCCGGCGGGACATGGTGCTGGATTTCCCGGTTGTGGTGTGGGTCACGTCACTGCTCACGTTGGTGGGTTTGTCGTATGCCATCGCGTGGAGTGCGCGCCACGACGTGGCGTCGTTCCCCCTCGTGGAGGCCACCGTTGCGCCGTCGTTGTTCATGGCCTCGGGGCTGATCATCGCGTCGTGGACAACGAAATGGTCGCCTGGTCGTTTATGGCTTCAGCAGGTGATGCCGCCTGGGGGGTGGCAGGTGCTCTCCAGTGGTGTCCGTGCGGGTATTGGATCCTTCGCCATCTTGATTGGTGTCGTGAGTGTGTTTTTTGCCGTCTCACTGGTGGTTTCTTACGCCACAGTCATTGGGCTGTTTGAATCATTGGGGCCGAGTGTTGTGGGTTTGGTGGCTCTGTTTGTCGCGCAATTGGTGTTTGTGCCGACGTTGGTGGTGTGGTTGGCCGCGTGGCTGATTGGCCCTGGTTTTCAACTGGGTCAGGCGGCCCAGTTTTCGCCCCTTGGGACAGATATTCAGGCTTTGCCTGCCCTGCCCATTTTGGGCGCGTTACCCCAAGAGGTGGGGCCGACAGGTTTTGGTGTGGTCGTGGTTCCGTTGATTGCTGCGGTGATTGCGGCCGCTCTCTCGGAGCGCGGTTTGGGATATTCGGTGGGAGATACATTCTGGACTCCTGGTGGATCATTGTTTTCCCAACCCCCCATCCGCGGTCTACTGACCGCAATTACCGCCACAGCAACAGCGGTGCTGATGTTGTGGATTCCGGCAGTGTTGGTGACAGGCTCACTGGGTCCTGGGCGTTTTGCCACTGTGGGGCTTGACCTTCCGGCAGTGATGGCCTGGTGGGCGATCGAGGTGGCCCTTGGCACACTCCTGGGCTTAGCGGCCGGTCGCGGTTTCCGGTGGGTTAGAGCCCACGAGCAACCCGGGCAACACACCCAGCAGAGTGTGGCTCGGTAG
- the purN gene encoding phosphoribosylglycinamide formyltransferase: MVTRLVVLISGSGSNLLDLLERCEEHPEAGLTVVAVGADCEAAGLDHARSRNISTFVVPLSSFSSREEWGENLGEEIEAYSPDVVVLSGFMKLLPPGVVGRFAPGMINTHPAYLPEFPGAHAVADQIRAGVNQAGASVISVDDGVDTGPILARQRVPVEASDSVESLHDRIKIVERQLLWQVLTQGDKLATVPQGEDSST; the protein is encoded by the coding sequence GTGGTGACGCGTCTTGTCGTGTTGATCTCGGGGTCGGGGTCGAATCTTTTGGACCTCCTCGAGCGCTGCGAAGAACACCCTGAGGCCGGCTTGACTGTGGTCGCGGTGGGCGCTGATTGCGAGGCGGCAGGGCTGGACCATGCTCGATCACGCAACATCTCGACCTTTGTGGTGCCGTTGAGCAGTTTTTCGTCCCGTGAGGAATGGGGGGAGAACCTGGGTGAGGAGATCGAGGCCTACTCACCCGATGTGGTGGTCTTGAGTGGATTCATGAAATTGTTGCCCCCGGGTGTGGTGGGTCGTTTCGCACCGGGGATGATCAACACCCATCCGGCCTATTTGCCCGAGTTTCCTGGTGCTCACGCCGTGGCTGATCAGATTCGGGCCGGAGTGAACCAGGCGGGTGCCTCGGTGATTTCGGTGGATGATGGTGTCGACACGGGGCCCATTTTGGCCAGGCAACGCGTCCCGGTAGAAGCGTCTGACAGTGTCGAGTCGCTGCACGATCGAATCAAAATTGTTGAACGGCAGTTGCTGTGGCAGGTCTTGACCCAAGGTGACAAGTTGGCCACTGTGCCACAAGGAGAGGACAGCAGCACATGA
- the purH gene encoding bifunctional phosphoribosylaminoimidazolecarboxamide formyltransferase/IMP cyclohydrolase — protein sequence MTEARTIRRALISVSDKTGLVELARALGESGVEIVSTGSTALAIRDAGVKVTDVAAVTGFAEALDGRVKTLHPSIHGGILADRRLESHNQQLSDLGIEPFDLVVVNLYPFAATVASGKGPEEVIENIDIGGPALIRAAAKNHHSVSVVVDPADYPSVTRFLSEGGVSLAAREAWAGKAYQHTASYDQMIAQWFASTKDQSTTQDSAPPEAVSVTGVGGQPLRYGENSHQSASVYQRVGATPGLAQATLLQGKEMSYNNFLDAEAALIAAGDHEGPAVAIIKHQNPCGIATAGTILEAYRAAHACDPVSAFGGVIALNRPLDADTAAAIADVFTEVIVAPGVSDAAREVLAAKKNLRVLVLPEGYRPDDTDYRVISGGLLVQQRDRYFVPADQWEQVAGGPVDQATMASLEFAWRAVKSVKSNAILLAADGASVGIGMGQVNRVDSCQLAVTRAGGRAAGSVTASDAFFPFADGLDILIAAGVAAVVQPGGSVRDEEVVARATAANIALFHTGQRHFLH from the coding sequence ATGACTGAGGCACGCACAATTCGACGGGCCCTGATATCTGTCAGCGATAAGACGGGATTGGTGGAGTTGGCTCGCGCCCTGGGGGAATCGGGTGTGGAAATTGTCTCGACGGGCTCTACCGCGTTGGCCATTAGGGATGCGGGTGTGAAGGTGACCGATGTGGCGGCAGTGACCGGGTTTGCGGAAGCCCTCGATGGTCGGGTGAAGACTTTGCACCCCTCCATTCATGGAGGGATTTTGGCTGATCGTCGCCTCGAATCACACAACCAACAGCTCTCGGATTTAGGTATCGAACCCTTCGACCTTGTGGTGGTGAACCTGTATCCCTTTGCCGCCACCGTGGCCAGTGGAAAAGGGCCCGAAGAGGTGATTGAAAACATTGACATTGGTGGTCCGGCACTGATCCGTGCGGCGGCAAAAAACCATCACAGCGTGAGTGTGGTGGTGGACCCGGCGGACTATCCCAGCGTGACGCGGTTTTTGAGTGAAGGCGGGGTGTCGTTAGCGGCCCGCGAAGCGTGGGCAGGGAAGGCCTACCAACACACCGCGTCCTATGACCAGATGATTGCTCAGTGGTTCGCTTCCACAAAAGACCAGTCGACCACGCAAGATTCAGCCCCACCCGAAGCGGTGTCGGTTACCGGTGTCGGAGGACAGCCTCTTCGTTACGGTGAGAACTCTCACCAGTCCGCCAGTGTCTATCAACGTGTGGGTGCAACACCGGGTCTTGCCCAGGCCACCCTGTTGCAGGGCAAAGAGATGTCGTACAACAACTTTTTGGACGCCGAGGCGGCATTGATTGCTGCGGGCGACCATGAGGGCCCCGCGGTCGCCATCATCAAACACCAAAACCCGTGTGGCATTGCGACGGCGGGCACCATTCTTGAGGCCTACCGGGCGGCCCACGCCTGTGATCCGGTGTCGGCTTTTGGCGGTGTGATTGCCCTCAACCGGCCGCTTGACGCCGACACCGCAGCCGCTATTGCGGACGTGTTCACCGAAGTAATTGTGGCACCCGGAGTGAGTGACGCCGCCAGGGAAGTCCTCGCTGCGAAGAAAAACCTCCGAGTGTTGGTCCTCCCCGAGGGTTACCGGCCTGATGACACCGACTATCGAGTGATTTCTGGTGGCCTGTTGGTTCAGCAGAGGGATCGGTATTTCGTGCCCGCCGATCAGTGGGAGCAGGTCGCCGGTGGTCCAGTCGACCAAGCGACGATGGCGAGCCTGGAGTTTGCCTGGCGGGCGGTGAAATCGGTGAAATCAAACGCCATTTTGCTCGCCGCCGATGGCGCCAGTGTCGGAATCGGCATGGGTCAGGTCAACCGTGTGGATTCGTGCCAGTTGGCGGTGACCAGGGCGGGAGGACGCGCCGCCGGCTCTGTTACCGCATCGGATGCCTTTTTCCCCTTTGCCGACGGGCTCGACATTCTCATTGCGGCAGGTGTGGCGGCGGTTGTTCAACCGGGTGGTTCGGTGCGTGATGAGGAAGTGGTTGCACGGGCTACGGCGGCCAACATTGCCCTATTCCACACCGGGCAGCGCCACTTCTTGCACTAA
- a CDS encoding GNAT family N-acetyltransferase — translation MSELRLEELSAETASAANTLEIRPEQEDFATPVTYTEEEPSVDPSKAWSRVIRKDQEVVGFIRAYFDPEHPLPELRSCIWRITVAGSAQGAGVGRFAAQAVIDEATTRGFDTLHVMWTPGEAGPGDFFHRLGFIDSGQTSYGDTIGTLSLN, via the coding sequence ATGAGCGAGCTGCGACTAGAAGAACTTTCCGCCGAAACCGCGAGCGCAGCCAACACCCTGGAAATTCGGCCAGAGCAAGAAGATTTCGCCACCCCGGTCACCTACACCGAAGAAGAACCCAGCGTCGACCCATCAAAAGCGTGGTCGCGGGTAATCAGAAAAGACCAAGAAGTTGTCGGCTTCATTCGTGCGTATTTTGACCCCGAACACCCCCTACCCGAGCTTCGCAGCTGCATTTGGCGCATCACCGTCGCGGGCAGTGCACAGGGCGCCGGCGTGGGGCGCTTCGCCGCGCAGGCCGTCATCGATGAGGCGACTACGCGCGGGTTCGACACCCTCCACGTGATGTGGACGCCGGGAGAAGCGGGGCCCGGCGACTTCTTTCACCGCCTCGGGTTCATCGACTCCGGCCAGACCAGCTACGGCGACACCATCGGAACACTGAGCCTCAATTAG
- a CDS encoding NADP-dependent isocitrate dehydrogenase, translating to MEKIKVDGVVVELDGDEMTRIIWQFIKDRLIHPYLDVTLEYYDLGMENRDKTDDQVTVDSAHAIIKHGVGVKCATITPDEARVEEFGLKKMWRSPNGTIRNIIGGVIFREPIIISNIPRLVPGWNKPIIVGRHAFGDQYRATDFLFDGPGTLSISFQPQDGSEAQSFEVFQAPGAGVAMAMYNLDESIRDFARASMNYGLSRGYPVYLSTKNTILKAYDGRFKDLFQEIFDAEFAEKFAEAGITYEHRLIDDMVASAMKWEGGYVWATKNYDGDVQSDTVAQGFGSLGLMTSVLTSPDGKIVEAEAAHGTVTRHYREHQKGNPTSTNPIASIFAWTRGLAHRGKLDDNQALIDFADTLEQVVIETVEAGVMTKDLALLVGPDQKWLTTEGFLEALDENLQAKLA from the coding sequence GTGGAAAAGATCAAAGTTGATGGCGTTGTTGTCGAATTAGACGGCGATGAAATGACGCGAATTATTTGGCAGTTCATTAAAGATCGCCTCATCCACCCCTACTTGGATGTGACCCTCGAGTACTACGACCTGGGTATGGAAAACCGCGACAAAACAGACGACCAGGTCACCGTTGATTCCGCCCACGCAATCATCAAGCACGGTGTGGGGGTGAAATGCGCGACGATCACTCCGGACGAAGCCCGCGTGGAAGAATTCGGGTTGAAAAAAATGTGGCGAAGCCCGAACGGAACCATCCGAAACATCATCGGTGGGGTAATTTTCCGTGAGCCCATCATCATTTCCAACATCCCCCGACTGGTCCCCGGCTGGAACAAACCCATCATTGTGGGGCGCCACGCCTTTGGTGACCAGTACCGTGCGACAGATTTCCTCTTCGATGGCCCTGGAACGCTGAGCATTAGCTTTCAGCCACAAGACGGTTCAGAGGCACAAAGCTTTGAAGTGTTCCAAGCCCCCGGTGCCGGGGTCGCCATGGCGATGTACAACCTGGATGAGTCGATTCGCGACTTTGCCCGGGCATCCATGAATTACGGACTCTCCCGCGGCTACCCGGTCTATCTCTCCACCAAGAACACCATTTTGAAAGCCTATGACGGTCGATTCAAAGACCTCTTCCAAGAAATCTTTGACGCTGAATTTGCGGAGAAATTTGCCGAAGCGGGCATCACCTACGAACACCGACTGATCGACGACATGGTGGCGAGTGCCATGAAGTGGGAGGGCGGTTATGTCTGGGCGACAAAGAACTACGACGGCGACGTTCAATCAGACACCGTCGCCCAAGGCTTTGGCTCGCTGGGTCTCATGACTAGTGTGTTGACCTCGCCCGACGGCAAGATTGTGGAAGCGGAAGCTGCTCACGGCACGGTGACTCGTCACTACCGGGAACACCAAAAAGGTAACCCGACGTCTACCAACCCGATTGCGTCCATCTTTGCCTGGACGCGGGGTCTGGCCCACCGCGGAAAACTGGATGACAACCAGGCACTCATTGACTTTGCCGACACTCTCGAGCAGGTCGTCATCGAGACCGTCGAGGCGGGCGTGATGACGAAGGATTTGGCGCTGCTCGTGGGTCCGGACCAGAAGTGGTTAACCACCGAAGGTTTCCTCGAAGCTCTGGATGAGAACCTGCAGGCCAAGCTCGCCTGA
- a CDS encoding FAD:protein FMN transferase, with amino-acid sequence MTTWRFDAIGVPWVIDTSVTLPETLRQAISTRIDEFDRTYSRFRGDSLVAQVSSEAGEYLFPPDIVDLFSLYESLYTATGGALSPVVGNALEHWGYDAQYRLEPAAGRPPSIPRFSDVLSLEGNTLLAPRPVSIDIGAAGKGYLVDEVFRIVREAGIEDVVVDASGDIRAHTSAPERVGMEHPGNPERVVGVVELSGQSLASSSPNRRSWAPGVHHILDALTGLPTSTIRASWVVAAECAVADGLATALFVVKPEVLEEYFSFQWAIIDGHGVLTHSTDFPGEVYP; translated from the coding sequence GTGACCACGTGGCGCTTTGACGCCATTGGCGTCCCCTGGGTGATCGACACCTCAGTCACACTTCCCGAGACCCTTAGGCAGGCAATCAGCACTCGAATCGACGAGTTTGATCGGACCTACTCGCGTTTTCGTGGCGACTCTCTGGTGGCACAGGTGTCATCCGAGGCCGGTGAATACCTGTTTCCTCCGGACATTGTCGACCTGTTTTCCCTCTACGAATCGTTGTACACGGCAACGGGCGGGGCACTAAGCCCTGTGGTGGGTAACGCTCTGGAACATTGGGGCTATGACGCCCAGTATCGACTCGAACCCGCGGCGGGTAGGCCCCCATCGATTCCCCGGTTTTCTGATGTGTTGAGCCTGGAGGGCAACACCCTCCTCGCACCCCGTCCGGTGTCCATTGATATTGGTGCAGCGGGAAAGGGATACCTCGTCGACGAAGTGTTTCGGATTGTGCGCGAAGCGGGAATCGAGGATGTCGTTGTGGATGCCAGCGGCGATATTCGGGCACATACTTCCGCGCCGGAGCGTGTGGGGATGGAACACCCCGGTAACCCAGAACGTGTGGTGGGGGTCGTTGAACTGAGCGGACAATCGCTGGCTTCTTCCTCGCCCAATCGGCGCAGTTGGGCACCAGGGGTCCACCACATTTTGGACGCCCTCACGGGTCTTCCCACGTCGACAATTCGAGCCAGTTGGGTGGTGGCCGCAGAGTGTGCGGTGGCAGACGGTTTAGCCACAGCATTGTTTGTGGTGAAACCTGAGGTGCTGGAGGAGTATTTTTCTTTCCAGTGGGCCATCATCGATGGCCACGGGGTGTTGACTCACTCAACAGATTTTCCCGGAGAGGTGTACCCATGA
- a CDS encoding formyltetrahydrofolate deformylase, producing MTSLDQHLIVTLVCDDQPGIVHAVSGAVVEARGNITESQQFSSHDTGRFFMRLQVETLLGSEEFSGILRPVVERYNMEHSVSTVGQKTRTLVLGSTAAHCVTDLLSRQRDGHLAIDVPMILANHPDLGSAAEFYGVDFEWKPVTTEAEKADFEARVWEVVQSHDIELVVLARYMQVVSPELCERLAGRMINIHHSFLPGFKGANPYRQAHQRGVKLIGATAHFVTEDLDEGPIIEQNVVRVDHSQSPAELVRVGQDEESRTLAQAVGWFAEHRILLDGIRTIIFR from the coding sequence GTGACTTCCTTGGACCAACACCTCATTGTCACCCTTGTATGTGACGACCAACCCGGGATTGTCCACGCCGTGAGTGGTGCGGTGGTGGAAGCCCGGGGCAACATTACCGAGTCGCAACAGTTCTCCAGTCACGACACCGGCCGGTTTTTTATGCGCCTTCAGGTCGAAACACTGCTCGGCTCAGAAGAATTTTCCGGCATCCTGCGCCCCGTCGTTGAGCGCTACAACATGGAACATTCGGTGAGCACGGTGGGTCAAAAAACGAGGACCCTCGTTCTTGGCTCAACGGCCGCTCACTGTGTGACAGATTTACTTTCTCGCCAACGAGATGGTCACTTAGCTATCGATGTGCCGATGATTCTGGCCAACCACCCAGACTTGGGCTCTGCAGCAGAGTTTTACGGTGTGGATTTTGAGTGGAAACCGGTCACCACGGAAGCCGAAAAAGCTGATTTTGAAGCCCGGGTGTGGGAAGTGGTCCAATCACACGATATTGAGTTAGTTGTTCTCGCCCGCTACATGCAGGTCGTGTCACCCGAATTGTGTGAGCGTTTAGCGGGACGGATGATCAATATCCACCATTCGTTCTTGCCAGGTTTCAAGGGAGCAAATCCGTACCGGCAAGCCCACCAGCGCGGTGTGAAACTCATCGGTGCCACCGCGCATTTCGTGACCGAGGATCTCGACGAGGGCCCCATCATCGAACAAAACGTGGTGCGTGTCGATCACTCTCAGTCACCAGCCGAACTGGTGCGAGTGGGTCAGGATGAAGAATCCCGGACTCTGGCTCAGGCCGTTGGCTGGTTTGCCGAACACCGCATTTTGCTGGACGGTATTCGGACGATTATCTTCCGCTAA
- a CDS encoding MFS transporter, whose protein sequence is MTDHSKASNEPSVFPLRALMLLATAVFVSVTAEFMPTGLLPQIAEGLAVSEAQVGLLVTIFAATVVLTAMGLSILTRRYSRKSLVITALIVMALSNVVAAIAPSFAVMVGARILGGLSHGLFFALANAYAAYLVPRERLGRAVAILTAGGTMAFVLGVPLGTALGNAFGWRLAFVALAVIILALAFALMVTLPGVSREVALSTGEIALPMRRDPTLPLVLVAAVIVILVLAGQNTFYVYIAPYLIDVAGFGGQGVAGVLFLYGGAGAIGVVLAGVLGDRFPKGSLIGMLLVATVSMAMLGFRGYGEIWVVTMVMVWAAAFGGIPALLQLRLLRAASVRLRDFGSAVLVTAFNLGIGGGALIGALLYDPLGVQALGYAGASGFAIAVLVAVVADRIELSRVPSPNAQRG, encoded by the coding sequence ATGACAGATCACTCGAAAGCCAGCAACGAACCGTCGGTGTTTCCCCTCCGCGCGTTGATGCTGTTGGCCACCGCAGTTTTTGTCTCCGTCACAGCTGAATTCATGCCCACGGGCTTGCTTCCCCAAATTGCTGAAGGCCTGGCAGTGAGCGAGGCTCAAGTGGGGCTTCTGGTCACCATTTTTGCTGCCACCGTAGTGCTCACCGCAATGGGCTTATCCATTCTCACCAGGCGTTATTCACGCAAATCTCTGGTCATTACTGCCCTGATCGTGATGGCACTATCCAACGTGGTGGCCGCGATAGCCCCCAGCTTTGCTGTGATGGTGGGAGCCCGCATACTGGGGGGTCTCTCGCACGGACTGTTTTTCGCCCTCGCGAATGCTTACGCCGCCTATTTGGTGCCGAGGGAGCGGCTAGGTCGGGCGGTGGCCATTCTCACGGCCGGCGGCACGATGGCTTTTGTGTTGGGTGTTCCCCTGGGTACTGCTCTGGGAAACGCTTTTGGGTGGCGCTTAGCGTTTGTGGCATTGGCGGTCATCATTTTGGCGCTCGCCTTTGCTCTCATGGTGACGCTGCCCGGAGTCAGCAGAGAGGTCGCACTATCAACCGGTGAAATCGCGCTGCCGATGCGCCGCGACCCCACCCTGCCTTTGGTGTTAGTCGCGGCAGTGATTGTCATTTTGGTACTTGCCGGTCAAAACACTTTTTATGTGTACATCGCGCCCTACCTGATTGATGTGGCGGGTTTTGGCGGCCAAGGGGTGGCGGGTGTGCTGTTTCTTTACGGCGGTGCCGGCGCGATCGGTGTCGTCTTAGCCGGTGTGTTGGGTGATCGTTTTCCGAAGGGGTCACTCATCGGCATGCTCCTGGTCGCAACCGTGTCGATGGCGATGTTGGGTTTCAGGGGCTACGGAGAAATCTGGGTGGTCACCATGGTGATGGTGTGGGCTGCCGCCTTTGGGGGTATTCCGGCGTTGCTTCAGTTGCGCCTGCTCCGGGCCGCATCGGTGCGCCTGCGTGACTTTGGTTCTGCGGTACTCGTCACCGCGTTCAATTTGGGTATCGGCGGTGGTGCGCTCATCGGTGCACTGCTGTATGACCCACTGGGTGTTCAAGCCCTGGGTTATGCCGGGGCAAGCGGGTTTGCCATTGCGGTACTTGTCGCCGTCGTTGCTGACCGCATTGAGTTATCCAGAGTGCCCTCGCCCAATGCCCAACGAGGGTGA